One genomic region from Equus asinus isolate D_3611 breed Donkey chromosome 10, EquAss-T2T_v2, whole genome shotgun sequence encodes:
- the RPL7A gene encoding large ribosomal subunit protein eL8 — MRGAGLTGPGAPRRGGGRPGALGEGPGAAPRCRCAGGGEDVLPAEPKGKKAKGKKVAPAPAVVKKQEAKKVVNPLFEKRPKNFGIGQDIQPKRDLTRFVKWPRYIRLQRQRAILYKRLKVPPAINQFTQALDRQTATQLLKLAHKYRPETKQEKKQRLLARAEKKAAGKGDVPTKRPPVLRAGVNTVTTLVENKKAQLVVIAHDVDPIELVVFLPALCRKMGVPYCIIKGKARLGRLVHRKTCTTVAFTQVNS; from the exons ATGCGGGGCGCGGGGCTCACGGGGCCGGGGGCTCCTCGCCGTGGTGGGGGCCGCCCAGGAGCCTTGGGCGAGGGTCCCGGGGCCGCCCCGCGGTGTCGGTGTGCGGGCGGCGGCGAGGACGTCCTCCCCGCCGAG CCGAAAGGGAAGAAGGCCAAGGGGAAGAAGGTGGCCCCGGCCCCTGCGGTCGTGAAGAAGCAGGAGGCCAAGAAGGTGGTGAACCCGCTGTTCGAGAAGAGGCCCAAGAACTTCGGCATCG GACAGGACATCCAGCCCAAACGGGACCTCACCCGCTTCGTCAAATGGCCCCGCTACATCCGGCTGCAGCGACAGAGGGCGATCCTCTATAAGCGGCTCAAGGTGCCTCCCGCGATCAACCAGTTCACCCAGGCCCTGGACCGCCAGACAG CTACTCAGCTGCTCAAGCTGGCCCACAAGTACAGGCCAGAgacaaagcaagagaagaagcaGAGGCTGCTGGCCCGGGCTGAGAAGAAGGCTGCTGGCAAAGGGGATGTCCCCACTAAGAGGCCACCGGTCCTTCGAGCAG GGGTCAATACTGTCACCACCTTGGTGGAGAACAAGAAGGCTCAGCTGGTAGTGATCGCGCACGACGTGGATCCTATCGAG CTGGTCGtcttcctccctgccctgtgTCGGAAGATGGGGGTGCCCTACTGCATCATCAAGGGCAAGGCGCGGCTGGGGCGTCTGGTCCACAGGAAGACCTGCACCACCGTCGCCTTCACACAAGTCAACTCGTAA